ACTCTTCCGGCGGAAGGAAATAAATGCCATCTGTATCGGCTTCAATGACCTTGCCACCGCGTTTTTTTATCTCCGCGATGAGATGTTTTAAAATATCCTGTCCAATTGAGGTTACTTTGTCCGCGCTTTCATAATCATTGAAAATAGCGCGACTATAGCCGAGATAACCGTAGAATGAGTTTATCAAAATTTTAAATGAGGATTGTATTGCGTCGTACTTCGCTTTTTCCTTAGGTGTTTCAGCTGTCTTCATTTTGTGCTTTGCTTCAATTCTCATTTTTGTCAAACCCTCAAGCATCTTCAAGAATACGCCAAGTTCATCTTTTTTAGGCGCAACTTTGAAGTTTATCATTATTGAAGGATAAAGGGATTCAATATCCGCGTGAACCACATTTTCAAAAATTCCCGTATAGAAAATGTCTGTATAACCGCCCGTTGTTTGAAAACCCACATCTGGTTTCGGAAGCGAATGTCTTTGACGAAGATATGCCCTTACAAGCATTGACTCTATTTTTGATGATGAACCTGATTTAATCACTTGCCAAAATGAAAATGGTAACATTTGTGTTAAATAAAAATAAGGTGGGGTGAGAAGCTCCGAAAGTTTTCTCGTTTCCTCCGCATCTTGAATTGCATATTTAATTAGCGTCTCGGGTTCATTTTCCCAATACCAGGAAACTCTTTCACCTGGAATGAAAATTCTATTGGCAGATGAAATACCGAAGTATCTTGAAACATATTTGAGCGAATAACTTTCCAGCTCTCTTTTAACAAAGTCATAGAGTTGGACAAGTATCAATGTATCAATTATATGCCTTCCGTATATTTCTATACCTGTAAAAACGGTTTCTTTATCATAGGTTATCGTCGCTACCTTCGGCTTGCTTTTATCCCTCCCAAGTGAAAGTTCAACCTCGTTTAACTCCGCTCTTTTGATAAGATAAGGAAGATCAAAATTTAAAATGTTATGCCCTTCAATTACATCAGGGTCCTTTTTTTGAATTATCTCAACGAGTTCTGATAACATTTGTTTTTCGTTTTTTCTTCTCCCGTCAATTATGTGTTTCCAACCACGGTTATCGCTAAGAGCAATTAAAACAATCCTGTCCTCAATCCTTTCGGGGTTGCTGAATCTATGCCTCGTGTATGTTTCAATGTCAAGTTGGATTCGGTATATATCGTTAAATTCCATACCTTTGAATAATGTTATGCCTGTCTGAAGTAAAAACTGATGAACTGGGTCGGGTCTTAAATAAATTATTTCTGCATCTGCGTATGTCTCCACTTTGACCATATGTCTTGCGCTGTAATTTCTCAATATAACTCTTACAGCATTCCACATGTCTGTTAAATCGTTAAAGGCGCAAACATATTGATAAAAGTTGTTACCTTTAAGTTTCTTCAACCAGAAATTTTTCCTGAAACCTTCAAGATAACTTTTATCGCTTATAAAAAAGAATGGATAAAAATTCCTTATCTCCTCCCTTACAAGGTTTCCTTCTCTAAAGTAAAGTTTGACTCTGGATTCATCAATCTGTTGAACCGCTACGATGTTTTTTTCGGTATTATGTCCGTAGATTAATTCGTCCATATCAACTTATTTCAATTTCAATTGTTCTTCTTCCTCTTGGAATTTGACTCTTTATCCCAGCTTTGGTGACAAGTCCACAGCCAAGCATTATCCCTGAGAATCTAACTGCGATATATTCACCGAGTTCAAAATTTCCATTGTAGTTTTTTAAGATTCCACCGTTAAGGAAAACCTTTACGTCATTTTCGTTTTCAAGGTCAATGACATTTTTATTAACATATGGCGCAAGAAGTTGAAGAGCACTTGTGGAGATCTTCCATCTTTCCTTTTTTACATGCTTTGCAAGTTTTATACCGAGTCGCTGGATTATTTGGTTTAAAAGGTGAGTTTTGAGGTTTCGGTTTATGGTTGAATCATCGTTTGAGAAGAAATTGATAAAATCAATTGAAGAAAACCAAATTTCATCTGCTTTTATGTGGAATGCGAATTTTTCCCATACACTTTCGTCTATACCGAATCTATTGCTCAGGAAATTTAGCACCGATCTAATTTCTTGATTTTTATATGTTAAAAGTTTGAATTTATCGGTTGTTCCCTTTTGAGAGGATAAAATTTTAAAATCGTTTAAGGCGGTTGTTCTCGTTACGGTTATGTCTGTTTTTCTTATTTTTGCGATGAAAAATCCCTCGGAATTAAATTTAAAAGGATAAATGCGGATAGTCTTTTTCAATCTTTCATCAAGTTGAACTTCGTTGTAAAATGTAATCCCTTCATCAAAGTCAATGTTTTTGAAACTTATCTCTTCAATTTCAATTGGAAATTTCTTCAATGCGTCTTCTATGACGAGT
The Candidatus Thermokryptus mobilis genome window above contains:
- a CDS encoding DNA polymerase domain-containing protein; translated protein: MDELIYGHNTEKNIVAVQQIDESRVKLYFREGNLVREEIRNFYPFFFISDKSYLEGFRKNFWLKKLKGNNFYQYVCAFNDLTDMWNAVRVILRNYSARHMVKVETYADAEIIYLRPDPVHQFLLQTGITLFKGMEFNDIYRIQLDIETYTRHRFSNPERIEDRIVLIALSDNRGWKHIIDGRRKNEKQMLSELVEIIQKKDPDVIEGHNILNFDLPYLIKRAELNEVELSLGRDKSKPKVATITYDKETVFTGIEIYGRHIIDTLILVQLYDFVKRELESYSLKYVSRYFGISSANRIFIPGERVSWYWENEPETLIKYAIQDAEETRKLSELLTPPYFYLTQMLPFSFWQVIKSGSSSKIESMLVRAYLRQRHSLPKPDVGFQTTGGYTDIFYTGIFENVVHADIESLYPSIMINFKVAPKKDELGVFLKMLEGLTKMRIEAKHKMKTAETPKEKAKYDAIQSSFKILINSFYGYLGYSRAIFNDYESADKVTSIGQDILKHLIAEIKKRGGKVIEADTDGIYFLPPEEYSTEVKSPDFVKQVSSILPEGINLVYNGFYKKMLSYKKKNYALLDKDGNIEIKGASLISRGMEPFARKYIAQCIRYLLNGEIEKIHELYKSLFKAISERKIDIFELAKTETLREKPERYIEMVKLGRRNKSAGYELAISRGKNYRPGDKITYYITGSTPDVKSFENCKLVEEWNPFRRDENVAYYLSKLNEYSRRFEIFFKPDDFKKIFSLNDGINFDNVEIITRKLKEEIS
- a CDS encoding NOL1/NOP2/sun family putative RNA methylase — translated: MRTKILNYLLKILDPISAEKMIKSLKSSPPLCLRTNTLKISPDELKTRLENIGFKLNEIELVPGAFLVLEEPVPISKTIEHFAGLFYIQSLSSMLPAIALSPQPGEYILDIASAPGSKATHIAQLMKNSGVIFANDVIPDRLKVLVHNIERLGVLNTAVTSIDGNRFGNILPEIFDRVLVDVPCSALGIISKANEVLNWWSENEVRRFSNKQKQLLTSAIKAAKPNGIIVYSTCTLTVEENELVIEDALKKFPIEIEEISFKNIDFDEGITFYNEVQLDERLKKTIRIYPFKFNSEGFFIAKIRKTDITVTRTTALNDFKILSSQKGTTDKFKLLTYKNQEIRSVLNFLSNRFGIDESVWEKFAFHIKADEIWFSSIDFINFFSNDDSTINRNLKTHLLNQIIQRLGIKLAKHVKKERWKISTSALQLLAPYVNKNVIDLENENDVKVFLNGGILKNYNGNFELGEYIAVRFSGIMLGCGLVTKAGIKSQIPRGRRTIEIEIS